One genomic region from Candidatus Nanosynbacter sp. TM7-074 encodes:
- a CDS encoding YajQ family cyclic di-GMP-binding protein — protein MASFSFDIVSEIDKAEMNNVFMQAEKEIQGRYDFKGTSAGIDWLDDRKGLKLTGDNEWQVDAVLDIVRKKLAARGQSSKSLDLTKEKVTSNLKTTWEIPFKQGLDQAMAKRIAADIRTNTLKAKPQIQGDLIRVTSSSKDELQKVISLVRENDYDTPLQFVNYR, from the coding sequence ATGGCAAGTTTTTCATTTGATATTGTGTCAGAAATTGATAAAGCTGAGATGAATAATGTATTCATGCAGGCGGAAAAAGAGATCCAAGGGCGGTATGATTTTAAGGGGACGAGTGCTGGAATTGACTGGCTGGATGATAGGAAAGGTCTGAAGCTTACTGGTGATAATGAGTGGCAAGTTGATGCGGTACTGGATATTGTGCGTAAGAAGTTGGCGGCTCGTGGTCAGTCAAGCAAATCTCTAGACCTCACTAAGGAAAAAGTTACTTCAAATCTGAAAACTACCTGGGAGATACCGTTTAAGCAGGGTCTTGATCAGGCGATGGCAAAACGGATCGCTGCGGATATTCGCACCAATACCCTAAAAGCTAAGCCACAAATTCAGGGCGATCTCATCCGCGTTACCTCTTCTTCAAAAGATGAATTACAAAAAGTCATTAGTTTAGTGCGTGAAAATGATTATGACACGCCACTGCAATTTGTGAATTATAGGTAA
- the rpsL gene encoding 30S ribosomal protein S12: MPTINQLVRKPRQTAKKKSKSPALGRIHNALKTRYYDQNAPLKRGVCVRVTTKTPKKPNSALRKVARVKLNNGYEVWAYIGGEGHNLQEHAVVLIRGGRVPDLPGVRYHIVRGALDLQGVNNRKRGRSKYGTKKGDK, translated from the coding sequence ATGCCAACTATCAACCAATTGGTGCGTAAACCGCGTCAAACGGCTAAGAAAAAGTCCAAGTCGCCAGCACTGGGTCGCATTCATAACGCCCTGAAAACGCGTTACTACGACCAAAATGCACCGCTCAAGCGTGGTGTCTGTGTGCGTGTGACGACCAAGACGCCAAAGAAACCAAACTCAGCTTTGCGTAAAGTTGCCCGTGTAAAACTGAACAACGGCTACGAAGTCTGGGCCTACATCGGCGGTGAAGGCCACAACTTGCAGGAGCATGCTGTGGTTTTGATCCGCGGCGGACGTGTGCCTGACCTTCCAGGTGTGCGTTATCACATCGTACGCGGTGCCTTGGACCTTCAAGGTGTCAACAACCGCAAGCGGGGCCGTTCAAAGTACGGTACCAAGAAAGGGGATAAGTAA
- a CDS encoding DNA-directed RNA polymerase subunit beta translates to MAKKPSTSSERVYFTSGDNALSLPNLIAHQKDSWRWFVEEGLSEIFSEVNPIDDYTGQKLSLKFGKYYFGEPKNTDQFAKENNLTFEAPLHATVELTNKTTGLVEEQEIYLGEYPWMTDRGTFVINGTERAVVSQLIRSAGVFFTAETVAGRNYYGAKIIPGRGAWMEFETASNGAIYVKIDRRRKIPATTLLRALGYPKTSEIKELFADIDTGDVKYIEETLDKDTARGANEALIEVYRRLRPGDLATVDNARQMIERMFFDFKRFDYSRVGRYKINQRLGLDVANTTENRTLQMSDLVAILREVIRLNNTQEPADDIDALNNRRVRLVGELIARQFRVGMLRMQRNAMDRMSVADLESVSPSQLINARPIVAAVREFFTSSQLSQLLDEVNPLSELSHKRRLSSTGPGGLSRERAGFEVRDAHPTHYGRICSVETPEGANVGLVLNLAAYARVNEYGFIETPYLRVKDGRVTDELVYLDASQEIGEVIADAGEVLNEDGTFRDERVNARNNMQPSQVDASQVTFMDAAHRQILGSTAALVPFIEKTRVDRALTGSNMQRQAVPLLTPESATVGTGIEKAVAENSGHLIQAEANGEVVRADADEIHVKYADGVKIYTLKHFVKNNDDRCYNQKVRVERGDKVKKGDILIEGASIAGGEIALGKNLLVAFMPWGGYNMEDAIIMSRRLVEDDRLTSINIKDYTVEVRETKLGPEIVTRDIPNVSEESLRHLDENGIVQIGSEVKAGDVLVGKITPKGEQELSSEERLLRAIFGEKAKDVRDTSQRMNNAGGGKVVGVKIFSRENGHELKAGVLMQIQIFVAQLRKIGVGDKMAGRFGNKGVVAKVLPVEDMPFLEDGTPVDVILNPLGVPSRMNLGQLFETHLGMAARALGYRVATPSFNGVPSEKISDELEKAGLARDGKSQLFDGRTGEAFEERTTVGVMHMIKLHHMVSDKIHARSTGPYTMVTQQPLGGKAQNGGQRFGEMEVWALEAYGAAATLQEMLTIKSDDVYGRAKAYESIIKDEPIVGPKLPESFNVLVKELQGLGLRVDLVDDEATVDAEHIIASSGPEDKTVATDDEEEKEVYLDESDDIGEIDGGMSVQDIDEVEEIKEDA, encoded by the coding sequence GTGGCAAAAAAACCATCCACAAGCAGCGAGCGCGTCTATTTCACCTCTGGTGACAACGCCCTGTCGCTGCCAAACCTAATCGCTCACCAAAAAGATTCTTGGCGCTGGTTCGTCGAAGAAGGTTTGAGTGAGATATTTTCAGAAGTTAATCCAATTGACGACTATACTGGTCAAAAGTTGTCATTGAAATTCGGCAAATATTATTTTGGCGAGCCGAAAAACACCGACCAGTTTGCTAAAGAAAATAACTTGACATTTGAAGCGCCTCTGCACGCGACGGTTGAATTGACCAACAAGACAACTGGTCTGGTTGAGGAGCAAGAAATTTACCTTGGTGAATATCCATGGATGACCGATCGTGGTACGTTTGTTATTAACGGTACTGAGCGTGCAGTTGTTAGCCAGCTGATTCGTTCGGCGGGTGTATTCTTCACAGCTGAAACTGTGGCTGGTCGTAACTATTACGGCGCAAAGATTATTCCAGGCCGTGGTGCGTGGATGGAGTTTGAGACGGCTTCTAATGGTGCGATTTACGTGAAGATTGATCGCCGCCGCAAGATTCCAGCAACGACATTGCTGCGTGCTTTGGGCTATCCAAAGACTAGCGAAATTAAGGAATTGTTTGCTGATATTGACACGGGCGACGTGAAATACATTGAGGAAACCCTAGACAAGGACACGGCGCGTGGTGCGAATGAGGCGCTAATTGAGGTTTATCGTCGCTTGCGTCCAGGTGATTTGGCGACGGTTGACAATGCTCGCCAGATGATTGAGCGGATGTTCTTTGATTTCAAGCGGTTTGATTACTCCCGCGTTGGTCGTTATAAGATCAATCAGCGCTTGGGTCTTGATGTTGCTAATACGACTGAAAATCGTACGTTGCAGATGAGCGACTTGGTGGCAATTCTGCGTGAAGTGATTCGTCTTAACAACACTCAGGAGCCAGCTGATGACATTGACGCGCTTAATAATCGCCGCGTTCGTTTGGTTGGCGAGCTGATTGCCCGTCAGTTCCGCGTTGGTATGCTCAGAATGCAGCGCAACGCCATGGACCGTATGAGTGTGGCTGATCTGGAAAGTGTTAGCCCGAGCCAATTGATCAACGCTCGTCCAATTGTGGCGGCAGTGCGTGAATTCTTTACCTCAAGCCAGTTGTCACAGCTACTTGACGAGGTTAACCCATTGTCAGAATTGAGTCATAAGCGACGCTTGAGTTCGACTGGCCCTGGCGGTTTGAGTCGTGAGCGTGCTGGATTTGAAGTTCGTGATGCTCACCCAACACATTACGGTCGTATCTGTTCAGTGGAAACACCAGAAGGTGCTAACGTTGGTTTGGTATTGAACTTGGCGGCTTATGCTCGAGTTAATGAATATGGTTTTATTGAGACTCCATATCTACGCGTCAAAGATGGTCGCGTGACCGATGAGCTTGTTTATCTGGACGCTTCACAGGAAATCGGTGAAGTTATCGCTGACGCTGGTGAAGTTCTGAATGAGGATGGTACTTTCCGCGATGAGCGCGTTAATGCTCGTAATAATATGCAGCCATCACAGGTTGACGCTAGCCAAGTTACTTTCATGGACGCAGCTCACCGTCAGATTCTGGGCTCAACTGCAGCGTTGGTCCCGTTCATTGAGAAGACTCGTGTTGACCGCGCCTTGACTGGCTCAAACATGCAACGTCAGGCTGTGCCACTTCTTACTCCGGAGTCAGCAACTGTTGGTACTGGAATTGAGAAGGCTGTGGCTGAAAATAGTGGCCACTTAATCCAGGCTGAGGCAAACGGTGAAGTTGTTCGTGCTGATGCGGACGAGATTCATGTTAAATATGCTGACGGTGTAAAGATTTACACTCTGAAGCACTTTGTGAAGAATAATGATGATCGTTGTTACAACCAAAAAGTTCGCGTTGAGCGTGGTGATAAGGTGAAGAAGGGCGATATTCTGATTGAAGGCGCCTCAATTGCTGGTGGCGAAATTGCCCTAGGTAAGAACCTGTTGGTAGCCTTCATGCCATGGGGTGGCTACAACATGGAAGACGCGATTATCATGAGCCGTCGTTTGGTTGAAGATGATCGATTGACCAGCATCAATATTAAGGATTACACCGTTGAGGTCCGTGAGACGAAGCTTGGTCCGGAGATTGTGACGCGCGATATTCCAAACGTTTCTGAGGAAAGTCTGCGCCACTTGGACGAGAATGGAATTGTCCAAATTGGTTCTGAGGTTAAGGCGGGCGATGTTTTGGTTGGTAAAATTACACCAAAGGGTGAACAAGAACTGAGCTCTGAGGAACGCCTGCTCCGCGCCATTTTCGGTGAAAAGGCTAAGGACGTTCGCGATACCTCACAGCGTATGAATAATGCCGGCGGCGGTAAAGTTGTCGGCGTGAAGATTTTCAGCCGTGAGAATGGCCATGAATTGAAAGCTGGCGTCTTGATGCAGATCCAGATTTTTGTGGCTCAGCTGCGAAAGATTGGTGTTGGTGATAAGATGGCCGGACGCTTTGGCAACAAGGGTGTTGTAGCAAAAGTTCTGCCAGTTGAGGATATGCCGTTCCTAGAAGATGGTACGCCAGTTGATGTGATCTTGAACCCACTCGGTGTGCCAAGCCGCATGAACCTTGGTCAGCTGTTTGAGACACACCTCGGTATGGCGGCGCGAGCATTAGGCTACCGCGTGGCAACTCCGTCATTTAACGGTGTTCCAAGCGAGAAGATTTCTGATGAACTAGAAAAAGCAGGATTAGCACGTGATGGTAAGAGTCAACTATTTGATGGCCGTACTGGTGAAGCCTTTGAGGAGCGCACCACAGTCGGTGTGATGCACATGATCAAATTGCACCACATGGTTTCTGACAAGATTCACGCCCGTTCAACGGGTCCATACACCATGGTCACTCAGCAGCCGCTCGGTGGTAAAGCTCAAAACGGTGGTCAGCGCTTCGGCGAGATGGAGGTTTGGGCGTTGGAGGCTTACGGTGCTGCTGCAACCTTGCAGGAAATGTTGACAATTAAATCCGACGACGTTTACGGTCGTGCTAAGGCTTACGAGTCAATCATCAAAGACGAACCGATTGTCGGTCCAAAACTGCCAGAATCCTTCAACGTTTTGGTTAAGGAACTTCAAGGTCTGGGTCTTCGGGTTGACTTAGTTGATGACGAAGCGACAGTTGACGCTGAGCATATTATCGCTTCAAGTGGCCCAGAGGATAAGACTGTAGCTACTGACGATGAAGAAGAGAAAGAAGTATACTTGGACGAATCAGACGACATCGGTGAAATTGATGGTGGTATGAGCGTGCAAGATATTGATGAAGTAGAAGAAATAAAGGAGGACGCGTAA
- the rpoC gene encoding DNA-directed RNA polymerase subunit beta': MANSAFNATGISDFDAVRLAVASPEDILKWSYGEVLKPETINYRTQKPERDGLFCERIFGPVKDINPHDSKLKGVRSREAAVDKNGELVTKSIVRRERMGHIQLAVPVAHIWFMRGTPSAMSQLLGMTVRNIEKIVYFATYVILNVDEETRDQYLADLEAETDLARKAIKLRYEKMAEEDGADIKQLAKEQSREVEELEENYVGKKSQLEGLNKGALISETEYRNLPEEYDELIEVGMGASAVKSLLDNIDLPKLIAELTEEAEGAKGQRQKKLLKRLKMLESMEAAGIKPSSLCMTVLPVIPPDLRPMVALSGGRFATSDLNDLYRRIINRNNRLKKLIELNAPEVIQRNEKRMLQEAVDALIDNSASRGRAVSSTGGRRSLKSLSDMLKGKQGRFRQNLLGKRVDYSGRSVIVVGPKLKIHQCGLPKQMALELFKPFVISWLIKNEFAHNIRSASRLIEAGEAVVWDALDSAIEGKYVLLNRAPSLHRLSIQAFQPVLVEGKAIQLHPLVCAGFNADFDGDQMAVHLPLSKEAQAEARELMSATANLLKPADGAPVLHISQDIVLGNYYLTYDKPQAQTDDVKTYSSVYEAEMAYDKGAIQLQTPIRIFAKGEMRQTTLGRVFFNEILPEDFPYDNNVQTKKQLKKVLAQIFNKYGAEETAKIADRMKGQAFRFATTAAVSTGMTDYVHFDEIPEFVAEGDAKAALISEQFDQGLITEEERYNLTVNAWRNVDNKITAFLKEQLAHMDTSISMMVNSGARGDISNVKLASAMIGIQMDATNHEIELPIRSSYTGGLSSLEAFVATRGARKGLIDTALKTADSGYLTRRLVDVAQDVFTVEDAEGDDEGYAIYRSETEETMIDFSNRLAGRYAAETIPGHVNKDELITREIADSIDDDESIQSVKIQSVLSTNNLNGIPQRSYGVDMSTGKLVGNHQPVGVIAAQSVGEPGTQLTLRTFHNSGVAGGDITQGLPRVEELFEARTPKGQAFVTEIAGLVDVWEDGKKYIVQVTPESGNVERLPLDGRTVVVKAGSSVKAGDVLATGEGDTRPLIAPFDGVVEAAEDTLVIAAEAGAPARYEIPGTMQLVVKANDVVEAGDRLTAGSLNLHDLMRLKGVEATQRYIINEVLRIYAAQGQDVADKHLEIIVRQMFSRVQIEDAGDSDFVTGDIVSKAAVVNTNKQLAAEGKNLISYTQLLLGITKVSIWSDSWLSAASFQDTTRVLINAAVSGRADHLHGLKENVIIGRKIPVGTGAVEETETDEPSEDEFADDQEEESVVAV; the protein is encoded by the coding sequence ATGGCAAATTCTGCATTTAACGCAACGGGCATCAGCGATTTTGACGCGGTTCGTTTGGCGGTAGCTAGCCCAGAAGACATTCTGAAATGGAGCTACGGCGAGGTTTTGAAGCCAGAGACAATTAACTACCGCACCCAAAAGCCAGAGCGCGACGGATTGTTCTGCGAGCGAATCTTCGGTCCGGTTAAGGATATCAATCCACACGACTCAAAATTAAAGGGCGTACGTTCACGCGAAGCTGCGGTTGATAAGAACGGTGAGCTTGTCACCAAATCAATCGTTCGTCGTGAGCGAATGGGCCACATCCAATTGGCAGTTCCAGTGGCGCATATTTGGTTTATGCGTGGCACACCAAGCGCTATGAGTCAGCTACTCGGCATGACGGTCCGTAATATTGAGAAGATTGTTTACTTTGCAACTTACGTTATCTTGAATGTTGACGAAGAAACTCGTGATCAATATTTGGCAGATTTGGAAGCGGAAACTGATTTGGCTCGTAAAGCTATCAAACTTCGCTACGAAAAAATGGCTGAGGAAGATGGTGCTGATATCAAGCAGCTAGCCAAGGAACAGAGCCGCGAAGTTGAGGAGCTGGAAGAAAATTACGTCGGTAAGAAGTCGCAATTGGAAGGCTTAAATAAGGGCGCGCTGATTTCAGAGACTGAATATCGTAATTTGCCGGAAGAGTATGACGAACTGATTGAGGTTGGCATGGGCGCTAGTGCAGTGAAGTCGCTTCTGGACAATATTGATTTGCCAAAGCTAATTGCGGAATTGACCGAAGAAGCAGAAGGCGCGAAGGGCCAGCGACAGAAGAAACTACTAAAGCGGTTGAAGATGCTGGAGAGTATGGAAGCTGCCGGCATTAAGCCGTCCAGCTTGTGTATGACGGTTCTACCAGTGATTCCTCCAGATCTTCGTCCGATGGTGGCGTTGTCTGGTGGTCGATTTGCGACATCTGACTTGAACGACTTGTATCGCCGAATTATTAACCGCAACAACCGCTTGAAGAAGTTGATTGAGCTTAACGCGCCAGAAGTTATTCAGCGCAATGAAAAGCGTATGCTGCAGGAAGCAGTTGATGCTTTGATTGACAATTCAGCATCGCGTGGTCGCGCTGTGAGTTCGACTGGTGGTCGCCGTAGCCTAAAGAGCTTGAGTGACATGCTGAAGGGCAAGCAGGGCCGTTTCCGTCAGAACCTTCTTGGTAAGCGTGTTGACTATTCTGGTCGTTCTGTGATCGTGGTTGGTCCGAAATTGAAGATTCATCAGTGCGGTCTACCAAAACAAATGGCGCTGGAGCTATTTAAGCCATTTGTCATTAGTTGGCTGATTAAGAACGAATTTGCGCATAATATTCGCTCAGCTTCACGTCTGATTGAGGCTGGCGAGGCAGTGGTTTGGGACGCGCTTGATTCAGCAATTGAAGGTAAGTACGTACTACTTAACCGTGCACCAAGCTTGCACCGCTTGTCAATTCAGGCCTTTCAGCCAGTTCTAGTCGAAGGAAAAGCTATCCAACTGCACCCATTAGTTTGTGCTGGGTTTAACGCTGACTTCGACGGTGACCAGATGGCCGTTCACTTGCCACTATCAAAGGAGGCTCAGGCCGAGGCTCGCGAATTGATGAGCGCAACTGCCAACTTGCTGAAGCCTGCTGACGGTGCGCCAGTGCTACATATCTCACAGGATATAGTGCTGGGCAACTATTACCTAACTTACGACAAGCCGCAAGCTCAGACTGACGATGTTAAAACCTACAGCTCTGTCTACGAGGCAGAGATGGCGTACGATAAGGGCGCAATTCAATTGCAAACCCCAATCCGTATTTTTGCCAAGGGCGAAATGCGCCAGACAACTTTGGGCCGTGTCTTCTTTAATGAGATTCTGCCAGAGGACTTCCCTTACGACAACAACGTTCAGACTAAGAAACAGCTGAAGAAGGTATTGGCGCAAATCTTTAACAAGTATGGTGCCGAGGAAACTGCCAAAATCGCTGACCGCATGAAGGGGCAAGCTTTCCGCTTTGCGACAACTGCGGCCGTGTCAACAGGTATGACCGATTACGTGCACTTTGATGAGATCCCTGAGTTTGTGGCTGAGGGTGACGCCAAGGCAGCTTTGATTTCTGAGCAGTTCGACCAAGGTCTGATTACCGAAGAAGAGCGTTACAACTTGACGGTGAACGCTTGGCGAAACGTTGACAATAAGATTACCGCTTTCTTGAAGGAACAGCTAGCACATATGGACACCAGTATTTCCATGATGGTTAACTCTGGTGCTCGTGGTGATATTTCCAACGTGAAGCTGGCGAGCGCTATGATTGGTATTCAGATGGACGCAACTAACCACGAAATTGAGCTGCCAATCCGTAGCTCCTACACTGGTGGTCTGTCCAGCCTGGAGGCCTTTGTGGCGACTCGTGGTGCGCGTAAGGGTCTGATCGACACCGCGTTGAAGACTGCTGACTCAGGTTATTTGACTCGTCGTTTGGTCGACGTGGCACAGGACGTCTTCACGGTTGAGGACGCTGAAGGTGACGACGAGGGCTATGCAATCTACCGCTCAGAAACTGAGGAAACGATGATCGACTTCTCGAACCGCTTGGCTGGCCGTTATGCCGCTGAGACGATTCCGGGTCACGTCAACAAGGACGAATTGATCACCCGGGAAATCGCTGACTCAATCGATGACGATGAAAGTATCCAGAGCGTCAAGATCCAATCAGTCCTGTCGACCAACAACCTCAACGGCATTCCGCAGCGCAGCTACGGCGTTGACATGTCAACCGGTAAATTGGTTGGTAATCATCAGCCAGTCGGTGTTATCGCTGCTCAGTCAGTCGGTGAGCCAGGTACTCAGTTGACTCTGCGTACTTTCCACAACTCTGGTGTGGCTGGCGGTGACATCACCCAAGGTCTGCCGCGTGTTGAAGAATTATTCGAGGCGCGCACACCAAAGGGTCAGGCGTTTGTTACGGAAATTGCCGGGTTAGTTGACGTTTGGGAAGATGGCAAGAAGTACATCGTCCAAGTTACGCCAGAGTCCGGCAACGTTGAGCGCTTGCCGCTAGACGGCCGAACCGTCGTGGTTAAGGCTGGCTCAAGCGTCAAAGCTGGCGACGTACTGGCAACTGGCGAAGGCGACACTCGCCCGCTCATCGCACCATTTGACGGTGTGGTTGAGGCAGCTGAAGACACCTTGGTGATCGCTGCTGAAGCTGGTGCGCCAGCTCGTTACGAAATCCCAGGCACTATGCAATTGGTAGTTAAAGCTAACGACGTCGTCGAGGCTGGTGACCGCTTGACAGCCGGTTCATTAAATCTGCACGACTTGATGCGTCTCAAGGGCGTCGAAGCCACGCAGCGTTACATCATTAACGAAGTCCTGCGCATTTACGCCGCTCAGGGTCAGGATGTGGCCGACAAGCACCTGGAGATCATCGTTCGCCAGATGTTCAGTCGCGTCCAGATCGAAGATGCGGGTGATAGCGACTTTGTGACTGGCGACATCGTCTCCAAGGCTGCGGTAGTGAACACCAACAAGCAACTGGCTGCTGAGGGTAAGAACCTCATCAGCTACACTCAGCTACTACTCGGCATCACCAAGGTGTCCATCTGGAGCGACTCTTGGCTATCAGCCGCGTCCTTCCAGGACACTACTCGCGTGCTGATCAACGCTGCCGTATCTGGTCGCGCTGACCACTTGCATGGCCTGAAGGAAAACGTTATCATCGGCCGCAAGATTCCAGTGGGAACGGGCGCTGTCGAAGAGACGGAAACCGACGAGCCAAGCGAGGACGAGTTCGCTGACGATCAGGAAGAGGAATCGGTTGTGGCTGTGTAG
- the rpsG gene encoding 30S ribosomal protein S7, with the protein MPRKVTKKLQRELKPDRRYQSVLVQRLINKSMLDGKKLAAERAVYTALETAAKKLDSEDPLAVFEKALKNVSPNFEVKSRRVGGANYQIPFPVQGHRQLHYAFSWLVQSARARSGMPYSQRLALEIVDAYNEAGAAFKKKEDTHKMAEANRAFAHFARG; encoded by the coding sequence ATGCCTCGTAAAGTTACCAAGAAACTACAACGTGAACTCAAGCCTGACCGCCGCTACCAAAGCGTGCTGGTGCAGCGCCTGATCAACAAATCAATGCTGGACGGTAAGAAGTTGGCAGCCGAGCGTGCTGTTTACACCGCCCTGGAAACTGCTGCGAAGAAATTGGATTCAGAAGATCCGTTGGCAGTGTTTGAAAAAGCCTTGAAAAACGTCAGTCCAAACTTTGAGGTGAAGAGCCGCCGCGTCGGTGGTGCCAACTACCAGATTCCGTTCCCAGTCCAGGGACACCGGCAGCTACACTACGCGTTTAGCTGGCTAGTACAATCAGCTCGTGCTCGCAGTGGTATGCCATACTCACAGCGTTTGGCACTGGAAATCGTTGACGCCTACAACGAAGCTGGTGCTGCCTTCAAGAAGAAGGAAGACACCCACAAGATGGCCGAAGCCAACCGCGCCTTTGCGCACTTTGCTCGTGGCTAA
- a CDS encoding deoxycytidine triphosphate deaminase, translating to MSVYSNKDILAAIDDGTIVCTPFNPKNVSEASLDFTLGFNFYKQEYDEISRVYNPFDEADVDRYFKGPLKAMPHAEWCKRHGFREFQNIPPDHPIIVLKPGERILAHTHEFVGIRAHGGAAEVKSRSSWGRNGVAVCFDAGWVDPGYINRITLEIYNLNKHESVVLPVGERIGQLIFHHTGPVDGGYASGRGGMSGKYQHTDDLDELIKTWQPEMMLPRAFKDNRHKPMEIPGLSEGIL from the coding sequence GTGAGCGTGTATTCAAATAAAGATATATTGGCGGCAATTGATGACGGGACAATTGTCTGTACGCCATTCAATCCAAAAAACGTATCAGAGGCCAGCTTAGATTTTACGCTAGGCTTTAATTTTTATAAACAGGAATATGACGAGATATCTCGGGTTTATAATCCATTTGATGAGGCGGACGTTGACCGCTACTTTAAAGGCCCTCTTAAAGCAATGCCTCACGCCGAGTGGTGTAAGCGGCATGGCTTTCGAGAGTTTCAAAATATTCCGCCAGATCATCCGATAATCGTCTTAAAGCCTGGTGAGCGAATTTTAGCACATACGCATGAATTTGTAGGGATTCGGGCGCACGGTGGCGCGGCTGAGGTGAAAAGTCGTAGTTCGTGGGGTAGAAATGGCGTGGCAGTGTGTTTTGATGCGGGCTGGGTTGATCCGGGTTATATTAATCGGATTACACTTGAGATTTACAATTTGAATAAACACGAAAGTGTAGTACTGCCTGTTGGCGAGAGGATTGGGCAGCTGATTTTTCATCACACTGGCCCGGTTGACGGCGGTTACGCTAGTGGTCGTGGTGGTATGAGTGGTAAATATCAGCACACTGATGATTTGGATGAATTGATAAAAACTTGGCAACCTGAAATGATGTTGCCGCGAGCCTTTAAGGACAATCGACATAAACCGATGGAAATTCCGGGTCTAAGCGAGGGGATTTTATAA
- a CDS encoding HIT family protein: protein MMTGSMFRWRTKEKEYNNHKKSNKSESCDFCQLVKQHTSQVVEETKHCLIIKNRFGYDFWDGCGVNDHLMVIPKRHVDSLANLKDEEKIDYINQVARFESSGYSIYARAQGSKTKSMIHQHTHLIKIDGKTKKWLVFLQKPHIVITR from the coding sequence ATGATGACTGGCTCAATGTTCCGTTGGCGGACGAAAGAAAAAGAATATAATAATCATAAGAAAAGTAATAAATCTGAAAGTTGCGACTTCTGTCAATTGGTAAAACAGCACACAAGTCAAGTCGTAGAAGAAACAAAACATTGTCTAATCATTAAAAATCGATTTGGCTATGATTTTTGGGACGGCTGCGGTGTTAATGATCATCTAATGGTGATACCTAAGCGGCACGTCGATTCGTTGGCGAATTTGAAGGATGAGGAAAAAATTGACTACATTAATCAGGTTGCCAGGTTTGAATCTAGCGGCTATTCAATTTATGCTCGAGCCCAAGGCAGCAAAACCAAGTCGATGATACATCAGCATACTCACTTGATAAAAATTGATGGCAAAACGAAAAAATGGCTGGTATTTTTACAGAAGCCGCATATTGTAATTACGAGGTGA
- the tmk gene encoding dTMP kinase, with translation MAGIFTEAAYCNYEVTMGSLGKYIVIEGNDGTGKSTQVAKLADYFRERGRTVCVVEEPGSEDPEKSTPIADELRKVIKNGDLARSAAVNVALFSAARRELWQEKIQPALERGEIVLSARNYISTLVYQGRGEGYDESEILRLTKLFTGERYLRPDIMIILSLSHDKREERIAMRGELKNPDAFESRGQDFQEKVDDGYLEIAKDYDIPVVLADGNVEEVHDMLIDEIEINGGIDV, from the coding sequence ATGGCTGGTATTTTTACAGAAGCCGCATATTGTAATTACGAGGTGACGATGGGTAGTTTGGGAAAATATATTGTTATTGAAGGCAATGACGGAACGGGCAAATCAACGCAGGTGGCTAAGTTAGCAGATTACTTTCGAGAGCGTGGGCGGACGGTTTGCGTAGTCGAGGAGCCTGGCAGTGAAGATCCAGAGAAATCAACGCCGATAGCCGATGAGCTAAGAAAGGTGATTAAGAACGGTGATCTGGCCCGTTCGGCGGCTGTTAACGTGGCGTTATTTTCTGCAGCACGCCGAGAATTGTGGCAAGAAAAAATTCAGCCGGCTTTAGAGCGCGGGGAGATTGTCCTGAGTGCGCGCAACTATATTTCAACGCTGGTTTATCAGGGTCGAGGCGAAGGTTATGATGAGTCTGAGATTTTACGATTGACCAAATTATTTACTGGTGAGAGGTATTTGCGCCCCGATATTATGATTATCCTAAGTTTGAGCCATGACAAGCGCGAGGAGCGAATTGCCATGCGCGGCGAGCTGAAAAATCCCGACGCTTTTGAATCGCGCGGACAGGACTTTCAGGAAAAAGTTGATGATGGCTATCTGGAAATTGCCAAGGATTACGATATCCCAGTTGTCTTAGCAGATGGAAATGTCGAAGAGGTTCATGATATGCTGATTGATGAGATTGAGATAAATGGAGGAATTGATGTTTGA